A genome region from Microplitis mediator isolate UGA2020A chromosome 4, iyMicMedi2.1, whole genome shotgun sequence includes the following:
- the LOC130666235 gene encoding dual specificity mitogen-activated protein kinase kinase 3, with amino-acid sequence MAGRKGKRNLKLQVSEEAPVNIAPPRNLDKRTTITIEDKTFEVEADDLETICMLGRGAYGIVDKVKHKQSGTIMAVKRITATVNNQEQKRLVMDLDISMRSSDCPYTVQFYGALFREGDVWICMEVMDMSLDKFYVKAYKNGCSIPEDILGKIALSVVSALHYLYSQLRVIHRDVKPSNILINRKGEVKICDFGISGYLVDSVAKTIDAGCKPYMAPERIDPSGNPSHYDIRSDVWSLGISLVELATGRFPYESWGTPFEQLKQVVKDDPPKLPPGKFSEPFEELITKCLMKDFTARPNYSQLLELTFIEEHSKKDTDVAGFVEKILNLPDPEQP; translated from the exons atggCTGGGAGAAaaggaaaaagaaatttaaaactcCAAGTCTCTGAGGAGGCTCCTGTAAATAT tgcgCCACCAAGAAATCTTGATAAACGCACGACAATAACAATAGAAGATAAAACTTTTGAAGTTGAAGCTGATGATCTTGAGACAATATGCATGCTTGGTAGAGGTGCTTATGGTATTGTTGATAAAGTCAAACACAAACAAAGTGGTACTATTATGGCTGTAAAG AGAATAACAGCAACAGTGAATAATCAAGAACAAAAAAGACTTGTAATGGATCTAGACATTTCAATGCGAAGTTCCGACTGTCCTTACACTGTACAATTTTACGGCGCGCTATTTCGTGAAGGCGACGTTTGGATTTGCATGGAAGTAATGGACATGAgtctagataaattttatgtaaaggCATACAAAAATGGATGCTCAATACCTGAAGATATATTAGGAAAAATAGCACTCTCC gttgTCAGTGCGCTACACTATCTTTATTCACAACTCAGAGTAATTCATAGAGATGTAAAACCTAGtaacatattaattaatcgaaAAGGCGAAGTTAAGATCTGTGATTTCGGTATTTCCGGTTATCTTGTAGATTCGGTAGCAAAAACTATCGACGCTGGTTGCAAACCATACATGGCT ccaGAAAGGATAGACCCATCGGGCAATCCATCTCACTACGATATAAGATCAGACGTCTGGTCATTGGGAATTTCTCTTGTGGAATTGGCCACCGGAAGATTTCCATACGAGTCATGGGGAACGCCTTTCGAACAACTTAAACAAGTCGTTAAAGACGACCCGCCAAAACTGCCACCAGGAAAATTTTCCGAACCCTTCGAGGAATTAATAACTAAGTG tttaatgaaaGACTTCACTGCCCGTCCCAACTACAGTCAATTACTCGAGCTGACGTTCATTGAGGAACATTCGAAAAAAGATACCGATGTCGCTGGGttcgttgaaaaaattttgaacctACCAGATCCCGAGCAAccttaa
- the LOC130666236 gene encoding mitochondrial dicarboxylate carrier translates to MGSNDSRKLSRWYFGGIASSGAACVTHPLDLLKVQLQTQQEGKMSIVKHTINIIKKQGFLALYSGLSASLLRQGTYSTTRFGVYEVAKQAMEKPDQPLPFYQKLLIAGSAGAVGGVFGTPGDLINVRMQNDIKLPPEQRRNYKHAIDGLVRVCREEGVSKLFNGCSTATGRAILMTIGQLSFYDQIKQYLLNSGKFQDNLITHFAASLSAGAIATTLTQPLDVLKTRAMNAKPGEYKNMGQLILYTAKMGPLGFFKGYVPAFVRLAPHTILTFVFLEQLRIYFGYIPTKSK, encoded by the exons ATGGGTTCCAATGATTCGAGAAAACTTTCACGATGGTATTTTGGAGGAATCGCATCTTCTGGAGCTGCTTGTGTAACCCATCCACTGGATTTACTGaag gtgcAACTGCAAACTCAGCAGGAAGGAAAAATGTCAATAGTTAAGCATacgataaatataattaaaaaacaggGATTTTTAGCTTTATATAGTGGCCTCAGTGCTTCTTTATTGCGGCAGGGAACGTATTCGACAACAAGATTTGGAGTTTACGAG GTTGCCAAGCAAGCGATGGAAAAACCCGATCAACCATTACCTTTTTACCAAAAACTATTGATTGCTGGTTCGGCTGGTGCTGTTGGTGGTGTCTTTGGTACACCCGGTGATCTTATTAATGTGCGGATGCAAAACGATATTAAATTACCACCAGAACAACGAAGAAA TTACAAACATGCGATAGATGGGTTAGTAAGAGTATGCCGGGAAGAAGGTGTTTCGAAGTTATTTAATGGCTGTTCAACTGCGACTGGACGTGCTATTTTAATGACCATTGGACAATTGAGTTTTTATGATCAAATTAAACAGTATCTCTTAAATTCTGGTAAATttcaagataatttaattacacatTTTGCAGCGAGTTTGTCGGCA gGAGCGATTGCTACGACTCTTACTCAGCCTTTAGACGTTCTTAAAACACGCGCCATGAACGCTAAGCCTGGAGAATATAAG aaCATGGGGCAGTTAATATTGTACACCGCAAAAATGGGACCACTCGGCTTCTTCAAG ggaTACGTTCCAGCATTTGTGCGTCTAGCCCCGCACACTATTCTGACCTTCGTGTTTCTCGAACAACTTCGGATTTACTTTGGTTATATACCAACCAAATCAAAGTAA
- the LOC130666237 gene encoding elongator complex protein 6, translated as MTDSVCRALGIDQVDLDGKLIMIDERHGADANFIINTVLSKSLEQGRGICLVLFHNTFGHYHNIGMKLGYNLTVLRERGEVTVVEPMKSIVCNIEELGHDSVDPGTSELEERLRDTFTNNMQIPDPLKLDDNVIQHLFTSLRQQYYETKKIRDSVTIIIDEITHLFDLNLSFKEVWLYTKYLRSLMESEPTLALCVMGHSYQTEADNCYPNMIVKVIRRMSHLFVITEPLKTGYANDISGNIHVQWRVAAIRKQHHWSEYTTYQYKLLDRQIKLFTPGGLAIYL; from the coding sequence atgacagaCAGCGTATGCCGAGCGCTTGGAATTGACCAGGTCGATCTAGatggaaaattaataatgattgaCGAACGTCATGGTGCTGATgctaattttataataaacacAGTACTGTCAAAATCACTGGAACAAGGTCGTGGAATTTGTCTCGTTCTATTTCACAATACATTTGggcattaccataatattggTATGAAACTTGGATACAATTTAACTGTATTACGTGAACGCGGTGAAGTAACGGTTGTTGAACCAATGAAGTCAATAGTCTGCAACATTGAAGAATTGGGTCACGATTCCGTGGATCCAGGTACATCTGAATTAGAAGAAAGATTGCGTGATACATTTACCAATAATATGCAGATACCAGACCCCCTAAAGCTGGACGACAACGTAATACAGCATTTATTTACATCATTACGACAGCAGTATTATGAAACTAAAAAGATACGCGACTctgtaacaataataattgacGAGATAACGCATCtgtttgatttaaatttgagCTTCAAAGAAGTCTGGCTGTACACCAAATACTTGAGGTCGCTAATGGAATCAGAGCCGACACTCGCGCTGTGTGTTATGGGTCACTCATATCAAACTGAAGCTGATAATTGCTATCCGAATATGATTGTTAAAGTAATAAGACGTATGTCACATTTATTTGTCATCACTGAACCTTTGAAAACGGGGTACGCTAATGATATATCGGGTAATATCCACGTCCAATGGAGAGTCGCCGCCATCAGGAAACAGCACCACTGGTCCGAGTACACGACTTATCAGTACAAATTATTAGATcggcaaataaaattatttacacctGGTGGACTTGCTATCTACTTGTGA